Below is a genomic region from Candidatus Methylomirabilota bacterium.
ATTCCCGTCTTCACCTACGAGATCGCCTTCGGCGCCCAGCGGCTCGGCGAGGCCATCGCCGTCGCGCTCTACATGCTCCCCGCGCTCGCCGCCGTCATCATCGTCCTCGCGCACTACATGCGCAAAGGCCGCGGTAGAGCATGAACAAAGGCTTCGCCGCGCGGCTCCAGCTGGCCGGATCCTACGGCTTCCTCGTGAGCCTCCTCGTCATCGTGGTCTTCCCCTTCTACTGGATGACCGTGACCTCCTTCAAGGGCGAGGAGCAGATGCGGAGCCTCGTCAGCATGTTCTGGCCGAGCCCCGTGGTGACCGACAACTACCGCCATCTCCTGGGCAAGACGGAGTTCGTGGCCTGGTTCGGCAACAGCGTCATCGTCTCGGTCAGCAGCACCTTCCTCGCTACCGCCATCGGCACCATCGGCGCCTACGCGCTGGCGCGGCTCAAGTTCCTCGGCCGCGCCTTCATGTCGAGCGCCGTGCTGATCACGTATCTGGTGCCGCCATCCATCCTCTTCATCCCGCTCTACGCCCAGATCAGGACGCTCGGCCTGGCCGACAGCCTGGGCGGGCTCATCGCCGCCTACCCGTCGTTCACCATCCCGTTCGTCACGTGGCTCCTCATGGGCTACTTCGAGTCCATCCCCGTGGAGCTCGAAGAAGCCGCCATGATAGACGGCGCGACCCGCTTCGGCGCCTTCAGGCGCATCATCCTTCCGCTGGCCGCGCCGGGAGTGCTCGCCGCCGGGCTCTACGCCTTCACCCAGTCGTGGAACGAGTTTCTCTACGCGCTCGTCTTCATCACCAACGTGAAGCTGCGGACTTTGCCGGTGGGGCTCTCCAGCTTCATCACGGGCGACGTCTACGGCTGGGGCTACTTGATGGCGGGAGCGGTTTTGACCACGCTGCCGGTGATCGTGGCCTACATCTACCTCCAGAAGTACATGGTCGAGGGCCTAACCGCCGGCAGCGTGAAGGGTTAGGGCGCCTCGCCCGGGCTCTCAGCCTCCGTAGAAGATGTTGGGCCCGAG
It encodes:
- a CDS encoding carbohydrate ABC transporter permease, whose protein sequence is MNKGFAARLQLAGSYGFLVSLLVIVVFPFYWMTVTSFKGEEQMRSLVSMFWPSPVVTDNYRHLLGKTEFVAWFGNSVIVSVSSTFLATAIGTIGAYALARLKFLGRAFMSSAVLITYLVPPSILFIPLYAQIRTLGLADSLGGLIAAYPSFTIPFVTWLLMGYFESIPVELEEAAMIDGATRFGAFRRIILPLAAPGVLAAGLYAFTQSWNEFLYALVFITNVKLRTLPVGLSSFITGDVYGWGYLMAGAVLTTLPVIVAYIYLQKYMVEGLTAGSVKG